One genomic region from Amaranthus tricolor cultivar Red isolate AtriRed21 chromosome 12, ASM2621246v1, whole genome shotgun sequence encodes:
- the LOC130797287 gene encoding auxin-responsive protein IAA1-like: MERNINANSKIHEDTELRLGLPGINKEKKRLFSEINEESTSGFEIHPALPQKVQVIGWPPIKTYRKNSLEAVTKYVKVSVDGAPYLRKIDLKQHKDYNEFLSALEQMFKFKALSIRSEYEPTYEDKDGDWMLVGDVPWDMFIASCKRLRLMKRSHL; the protein is encoded by the exons ATGGAAAGAAATATAAATGCAAACTCAAAAATTCACGAGGATACAGAATTGAGATTAGGCTTACCAggaattaataaagaaaagaaaagattattttctgaaattaatgAGGAATCAACTTCTGGCTTTGAAATACACCCAGCACTACCTCAAAA GGTGCAAGTAATAGGATGGCCTCCAATTAAAACGTACAGGAAAAACAGTCTAGAAGCAGTTACAAAGTACGTAAAAGTTAGTGTGGATGGAGCACCATACCTACGAAAGATAGATCTAAAACAGCATAAAGATTACAATGAATTCTTAAGTGCCTTAGAACAAATGTTCAAATTTAAAGCATTAAGCATAAGATCTGAGTATGAACCAACTTATGAAGACAAAGATGGGGATTGGATGTTAGTTGGTGATGTTCCATGGGATATGTTTATTGCTTCTTGCAAACGTCTTAGGTTGATGAAAAGATCTCATCTTTAG